In Megachile rotundata isolate GNS110a chromosome 10, iyMegRotu1, whole genome shotgun sequence, the sequence ACCGTGGTTCCATCTCAAAGTCTATAGGTTTTCCATTGGATAACCAATCAATTGTTAGAGTCAAACTTGAATCTGTAACAGCATTACACCTAAAACAAAATgcattattaatacattttcatGTCGATTCAAAAATGAATTACAGTAGAATCTCGCTACATGACTCTACAGAGCGCAATACTAGTTTACCTAAATGTTGCAGTAGAACCTGCAGCAACTTCATAATCCTCAGGTTCATCCGTGATTCTCGTATGTTCTTTCACTACCAAATTACCAGTCGCCTCTACTTCTCCAAATTTATTCGAAGCGTGACACGTATAAACACCAGCGTCCAAgaatattacattttcaatttctaaatccccggaATCTAAAGTTTTGTATCGTCCTCCGGTTAATTCTTGACCTTTCCGTATCCATTTTACAGCTGGTTTTGGTGCTCCGAACACGCGACAAGTGATTCTTACTGTTTTACCATCGACAGTAGCCATGTCCGCCGGTGGTTGTATAATTTCAGGCTCTAAAGCTAACACGTTTACATATACATCTTTGTATACATAACCTAATGAATTAGTTGCATTGCAACCATAATTTCCCGTATCTTTCTTGGTTAGTTTTTCTATAATGATGGAATTCGCTGTAACTTTCCTACGCGGATTCGGTGGTGCTTCAGATATCGGTTTGCCATTATGAATCCATTTAATTTCAGGAGTGGGTACTCCACTAGCTGCGCATTTGAATTCAACAGTCTCGTCTTCAGCTGCATTTATAATTTCAGGTTCAATAGTGAAAAATGGTACTGCCATTACTTGCAAGTTTATAGAGTTTGATTTCGCATCTCCTACTCCGTTAGATGCCTCACAGGTATACGTTCCTTCATCTTTGAAATTGACATGTTTGATTATCAACGATTTACCGTAATTCCCTTGCGTTATCCTATCGTTCGTTTTAATCGGTTGACCATTTTTGCTCCACACTATTTGCGGCAATGGTGTTCCACCGTATATGCAATataattcgattttattaccGCGTAAGGCAACTTCATTTTTTCTACTAACATACTGTTTGACGGGTTCGTGTTTATTTTGACTAGCTGACGTTCCGGAAGAAATAACGTGTAATAAAACTCTATTTCCTATTTTGTATTCGTTTCTATATAACGACGTGGCAGCACACGCATAATAAAAATCATCAGAGGCATCGTATCTGGTTACATTACTGAACCAAAGATTACCCTCAGGATCTAACGTCATTCGCGAATTATTGATCGATTTGATGCTTCCAGCAATATTTTGAATCATCCAATATACGTTTGGTTTTGGCCAACCATCTGGCGGTTGACAGGTTAATTTAAATGGCTGTCCTTCATTAGCATCTAGACTTATGGGATTTTCATCTTTGAATGAATTTAGTTCAGCTTTTCGAACAAAAACAGAGTTAGATGTTGCTGTTCCCCATTCATTCTCTGCAAAACACTGGTACTGGCCCAAATCTTCGTCTCGAGGTCTTGAAATAACTAGTGTGCCTCTACCTGGCTGCTGAGATATACGATCATCATATGCTGGCCACTCAaaattttttccatttttaatcCAGCGATACCTAAATAAaccaaaatgataaaattaataaatgcaatGTAACATTCattcaatataatttaacaGGAAGACAATTAAAACTGATTATTTCAGTCCAGTTTAATGTTGTATATGATTATCttgtatattatacaatatatagtGCACACATAAATGTCGCATTGTTTACTGTTTTTCAATGCGTTTGTGACCACTCCCATACATCTACAATTTATACCACAAGTAAGGTATCTTTATCAGTACTGGTAACTTTATACCCCCTAAGTCTATGAGGTCATCCTGGTAATTAAGACCAGTTACTCTGGCTTCTTTGCAGGATAGAGACAGCATACTTAAGTATAAGTGCAATGAAACTACATGAATGAAATTTATCTGGAAAATGTTTCTcattctttgaaaattaatcTGAGCAAAAAATTACTCTTGTTTACATAGGAATTGTCAAAGTTTTTGATCAAAcagaaatgaaacaaaatatatttatttttcacttaAATTAACTTTACCTCGGTGCAGGTTCTCCTTCTGCTTCACATTCGATTAAAAACGGTTTGTCATTCTCATTAATCTTTGCTTGAGCCACTTGAAATAACTGCTCATCTGTCGGGGGTTGTTTGGATATCCGTGGTGGAGATTGGACTAATGAAAGATACAAATGACAATGATATAATATAGCAACTATGCAAAGTATCATATTTGTATGCAGTCTATTGAATTACTTTAGCAACTACATAAAactaagaaaaataaatataataaagggCTAAATATAAGGATTGGgacataatgaaattaaaaaattcttttatatttattacaaatattttttcaattaaatacatACTATAATTACATTCAGGTAAATTTAGtatgtaagcaaaatataaaattaaaatttgcaatcacataaaattttaataaaaaaatgtctacGACATAAaactcttttttaaataaataaaggtaATTTGTTTCTAGCATTTGCTACAATTTTCACCTCCTATAATATCCACGACACGgactataattaaaaattacgaaatattatgaaaaaacCTGATTAGCTGCATCATGTGTATAtaatatttcgaatttttgtGACATATACAATAATGTGTCCCAGAATATCCTTTAGCTCGAAATCGAAATGGGACAATAAGGGAGTAACAGAATTGTAATTCAAGCTTCGCAGCTCATTTAGTAGTTTGCCGAACAAAGAAAAGAACAACGAGCAAAAAGGATTTAAAGAGAAGAGGGATTTAAATCCTAGTGTATCGATTATTTTtctgaatgaaaatatttataaaacaaattattataaaaatatacgaaATATCGAATTCCACCGGTTCGGACAATGTGGGAGACATTACTGTAAAATGAGATGACGGAATTGCACTTACTTATAGCCGACGTCTGCAGTATCAGTGTTGAGATGACGCACACTATGAACTTCATGATCGGCCGGTATTTTCTCAAGCTAGAAATAGAAAAGTATTCATCAAAACATCAAAATTTGGTGTTAAATGATTTCTACTTCTGAACGACATAAATCATAGATTCACACCTCTATACATTCGTCCTTTGAATCTTTACAATTCAAAAGAATATACCAAATGAAATCACGACAGCCTTTGCAAACTTTATTCGCATTCATAAGAGATCTTTTTTTTGTGCAACGTCTGAACCACTTCGTATAAACTGTACAAATCATCACTTGAGataaacaaatgaaatttcggaatttcgtaAAAATATTACCCGATGATGCATACACTGTTGCTAATGGAGACGCAAAAACTGGGCGTGCTCTTCGCGGTATAAGAGAAACCaagaataacaaataaattaattcgaaGTTTCTCAGAAGCTAAAGACGTATTGTTTTCGGATTCGATCAATTCGAAACAGGTCCACGGAATGTTTAAAATTCtggtattttaggatttttttatCTTCGATTTTcacatacaaataatatattcgACTGTATAGCTAAAATACTATTGTCAATCGCATGGTTTGTTTTTGCCGGGAAGCGGAAACTAATCTTGCGATATCCCATACTTTATTGGCGACGTAATATTCATATATCCACGCAATATTGCGTACAAGTTTGACAATGCAAAATTTGTCGGTGATAAATATCCAATTCCGTACTACATTTAAATCCgttcacgcgatatcgcgtgatagATCGTTGGCGCGCAATCGTTGTGGCACACAACGATCGACCCATTTCTCAGCTTCGGCAGCAAACTAGTTCACACGTTCATTGCggaaacaattaataatattaatattataatcaataatattacattattgtTATTGGAATGAAACTGAGTCACGTTAGATTTAATTAATGTTACTGACATTAATCAAAATGTTAGAAAATTAGTATCGATAATGTTAGATCTAGGTTAACACGTTCACTGCGAACACAGTAGATTCACATTTGATCTACTTAATCttaatattgtcaatattaaaaatagtattaatGAAGTGTGGCACATATTTGCGGCATCCATAACAAACGTAGTAAATGAAATGATAAGTGTATAGTTATTAATACCAAGCAGGAAGTTAAGAACAGCAAAATTCGTAACCATCAAGAGTACAGATAACTGttccatatatgtatataattttaatgattaaTGGATCAAACATGTGTCAACCGACCGGCTAATCATGCAGCAAACCACAAATATAGAAAATCTACTTCTTAAATTGAAAACTAAGAAATCACGaataaatataacatataataacaaAACTCGTTTTCGGATCGCGCACGATCGTCGAAACAGGTGATGGTGTTACGATGATCTCACCAAAGTTGTCCTTCGAAATCATAACATAGTAAAAGTACATAAAATGAAGATTTTTACCACTGTTTTACTCAATCACCTTTCCACACTGTCGTCCTTTTCATGCAGTCTTGCAAAGAAACAGTATCGATCGGGCGTTAGTTAGAAATCGGATTTCTCATGGGGACCAAAAGGGAAAAAGGGAACACACGGGGCTGGGCAACGGGCACACCCGCGAACCAACATTGATCGCCGACGCTGCTCGTTCCTTTCGTGAATTTCGCACGATTTCTACCTAGGCGCCACTTTAATGCAATATTTCACTTTTTCATAATAAATAGCTCACCTATCTCAATATTTTAGGAAGTGTTCGAACGTTAAAATCCCATCATCACCAAGGCATCATCAAAAAACCACTGACTCGTACACGTAACGCACCGTACGGTACTGTACTACTGTAGATGTGCACAGTTGCATGTGTTGCAGACTCGACCCCCACCACTAGCCACTTTTACGGATACACTGATTCACACCGATGCATCCTCGCCTGAACTTAACGGACCCCTCACACGGAGCTGTTCTACGAAAAAGCTTGACATTTCGAAGATCTTTACGAACAACTATAAATACTTTATTCGATAAGGTAGTGCTTAAGTAAAATTTTCATTCAACACTTGATTAAGCGTAGTATTCTTTCGATCTTATTAGAAAATTACAGATTTGTTAATGAATTTCATTGAACGATGTGAATGTTCCTTTACAGAAGTGAGTGTCCTGTAACCAATAACGGTCGAGCATGGACTTAGGAATATAGAAACGAAGTATAAGTTAGGATTGACGGCTAGGAGAGTGAGGCCAACATGGGAGGGGGGACCTAATAGCCGATGCCCAAATTTGATTGGTTGCCTTTAAGTGTATGTTCTGTACCGCCAATTATGAGAAAGTTGATATCACTGATTAACACAGGTTGATAAAAGTGTGTaccctttcaaatttttaactttccaaagttataaattacaaatttacacattttttaatgtacaaatttcaaattttcaactttaaattttcaatttgtagtTGCACCAAATATCAACCAATAAAAGATAGGCTTTGATTTTCCTTATCCCCTCTCAAAGAATGGTCTGTTCTAATATTCTTAGATCTATACAATTCTAACAAGTCGCGCCAGATTCGAAAAAGGCGCGCCCCCTAAGTAAACGTTGATTCTATGTATAGGACGCTAAAGTGCAGCTGCGTATACTTTGCAAAAAGGGGGAAGAGGacacattttaaaattgacaCAGGTTAAATAAGGGTAACTGACGCGTCGTCATTCAAGCTGCGAGATCTACTTTCAATATATAAATACGGTGCACTATCATTACATAAGAAAATATATGAAACAGTACACTGTATCCTGAAACAGTTAAAGACGAATGAAGTTTCATTGAATACTTAATGATTTGTTACACATCAACCAGAGGTATCTtgatatttcttaaaataatcaTAGATACGGTTACATGGAAACAGTACACGTTCTAATCTTTTAACATTCGTTGCAcagatataaatattgtaataagaTAACTTTACTGGAAGAACCAATAACGGATTCTCTTTCTGATAAGAAATACGTTTGTGTAAATTTAAACCTTCGATCGAAAACTGGGTACAACGATGTAGGTCAAGCTGTATTCTACGAGTTAAATGCATGTTCAGCAAATATGTTTAGTTGCATTCGGTGAAGCCAAAATGTACGAACTATCATGTTCTATACTTCGCATACAAATTATGTTAGCAATTACGCTTGTAAACATATTTGGTCTTCGGGTTAGTTCCGACCACACATAGAGGGGTAACGAGCGTTGCTTACAAAGTACTCCGTCACCATTTCTTTTGGTTACGATTGATAGGATAGAACACATTGGGATGAGCTGGATGAGATACTAAATAAGTCGATGTTGACTTCCAACAAGAACTTACTGTTCATTCTGAATGTTTTATTCCATTCGTTAATACTATGTCGCGTGTAATTAAAACATTGAAATATGATATGTATGATATGTACTTGAAAAATCATaaagattttattttcattgtatccatacaataaaaattacaattatgaattacaagttaaaatatgtacatgcacgtcaaaacatatttctaaataactGTCCATTGATACTTGTTAATTCATTTGTAATTCTAGCTTAACATAGTATCTGTAGTACACATAATTTGGCAAAGTTTCAAAAAGTACAGTCTAGTACATAGAGCGTGTAAGAGCATTGTTGCAAATTTAGATTGGGGTAAGGAAAAACAACGATCCCTTAAATCTATGCGTTAAGCTTAACTTAGCTGAACCCATACAGCTGCATAATATTTTCAACTATgtattgattttttttattgtcaatatacaaaataaaaatttaactagtttatacaaatattaataataataatactaatagtacAAAAAGAAATTTGTAAGTAAAAGATCtgtttttgtacaaatttgatacaattaaaaaaaatattctttcaatattttaggTACTCTTTCTGATTATCTCAATCAGTTtagttaacaaaatatttaaaattacgatatataacaaaaataatttaaatatataagatcataattaaatacattataTGCCTATGTAAAAATAATGCGGTCCTGCATTCattcatatataaataaaaaaatttttgtcaatattatacaataaacatCTTAATATTGATTATCTTTCATGATACAATATATTTACATCAGTGATGGGCAGATTAAATGGCCACTGAAGAACTCATGGGCACCGGTTTACATGCTTAAAAAGAACCTAGAGAGAAAGTTTAAATTGAGACTAGAGAAAACTTAAAGAGAGGCAGGAAGGGACCAAGGAGAAGCCTAGGCAGAATTTGGGAACAACCTAGTGGAGGCTATAGAGAGCCTAGGAAATTACCTAGGATAATTTACGATCTGCCCACTTCTGATAATTAGACGAATACAGGGCTTGCAGGCTACTTTCTACTGGTGCCCGCGAGTGCCCTCCATACAGGTGCAATTGCTTATCACTGTATTAcactatataaataatataacgaATTGAATTCctagtttttaaaattacataatttgatACTGTTCTGGTTCTGTCTCATTAATATGTCGTAAAAAGAATGTAACTTTAACTTGTTCAACGTGACGACAAAGTTTCATTGCTAGACTAGTTCGAAGTTTCATATGTTGCGTTAGAGATGgcaaatttaacaataaaaacgCAAGTCCATCAATCTCCTGCAAAAATATTATCGATTAGTAATGCAAaactttgttattaaatttaatttacgaaTTACCTCTTGTCTCACTCTGTATGCAATGTCTTTGCAATCGTTCGTTTTTCTCAAATATCTGAAAACATCGTCTACGGTCCAGAATAATGGATTCGAATCGAGCTTTCGCGTTTTTGGCCGTCTTTGTTTCTTCTGCATTCTCACATATTCTGCATCCGCATCCGAACAATCAGATTCGATACTTGTATCCCAATCACGCTCCCTCTTGTTTGCTCTAGTAATGGCATTACTTTGGTTATATTTCGTCGAATGTTGTTTATTGCTTAAACTATTAGGGCTTTCTCTATCTTTTGTTTTTCTGTTATCATTAAACGAACTTCCAGAATCTTCTGATGCGTTACTCGATGGCGGCTCTGTTTTAAATTCATCAGATTTCTCTCCTTTTTCCAAACCTTTCTGAATCATGATATCTATTTCAGAAAGAGGTGGCCGTCCATCAAGGGTTTCCTCAACCCCTGATACATGTTTAGCCAGATCCAATGACATGAATGGCATTTCGTCCTCTTGATCGAAGTCATCGTGAGTTTCCTTTTCTCTGTTCGCCCATCTACCACGTCTCCTTTTTCGTCTACCACCCCATGGTTTTGGTTTCTGCACCATGATACTTGTGTAACCCTTTGGCTTACCTCTTCTGCCGGTACCCATGGATGCTGCTAACATTAATTGTTCGATCAATAAAAGTCACGATAACATGAAATACGAATATAACGAAATAATTACTCACTGAATTTTGTTTTGGAAGTCTTATGACATTTATCTGGACATTCGTTTTCGGGTACATATAAAGGGCCAAATAAATTTGGGCACACCATTAATTTCCTACAAATGTTTCTACAAAAATCAGCTACCATGTCTCCAGATGTTACAACAGCAACACTAGCGcgatatgtattatttttatgctTTGCTTTTAAAACTTCTAAATGGTATCCAGGATCCGGCTTCGAGTCACACTGAAGTACTTTTAGAATACGAGCGCTTCTATACCCAACGGACACGATCATTGATAATACTTCTCTCATAACTAAAATTACTGGACCAGGTCCTACTGCTTTCGGTAAAGTTGCTAATTTTCCTTTGGAAATCATAGGACCAGTAAAACACCGGTAATTGAAATATATCTTTGGACACCACAGTGATGAACGCGGTTCAGATATTGGTATATCCAAAACATTGTTCTTTTTGTCTTCTTTCTCAGGCATTTGTAACTTCTTACAGATTTCTATATAGTCTTTTGGCGGTTTCAATGGATAATGATTAGATTCGCACCATCCAACAGGAAATATTTGCAAGGAATGCATGTCAACTATATGTTCCGGTTTTGTGTTTTCGTAATTGTCTAATTTCAACCATAAAAGATTGTCAACGATTTTTGTAATGTGCGCTGCGCAAATCACATTTTCGGACTCTGGATCAACTGCTTCTAACCGCATACCACATTCAAAGCCTGCATCAGTGGCACTTTGCCTCTCAGGAAATAGAGTCTCTTCTGCAGCAGTTGTTTGGGTGTCTCTTAAATATTCATCCCAGTCGAATTCGTCTTCTTTTGAAGTCCAACCATTCGGGTGTACTATTCTGAAAGTGATAAAACATTCGGTTGCAATAAACGTTTTTGAACAGAATGTTAGGAAAAGATATATTATACTTACTTGATATTATGTTTCTTTGCCCATCCAACTGGAAATATATATGGATATTCTGCTGTACAAAGCCAAGTATTTTTTTCTGTACTGTTGTATGTACATGCTTCAAGATCAATTCCTTTTGATGATTCATTATAAGTATcaatatgtacaagaaagtaagTATCATCGAATACTTTAATGACAGTAGCTGgacatatatttatttgattGGTGGGACTTAAAGCTTCCACTTTCATGCCAACTTTAAATTCATGTTTGGGATGTTCTACAAAGTTATTAAATAACTCTTCTGGAAGATCATAATTTTTTGGTGTGGACTCTAACAGGTCCTTCCATTCCTCATATGTGTGCAAATCTACTATAGAACTAGGAGGTTCTAGAAACCAATTAGAGTCTGATTTAGATGCAAATCCATATGGATGAAGGTGTTCTGATGTACAAAACATCCAAAAGTCTTTACGTGATGAACCAGGAGTATCATATCTTAATAGAAGTCGTCCTCCTACATTCTCTATGATCTAAAGCAGTAAtacatatgttaaataaaaatccacatataataaaatgaaatctgCAAATGTATCCTTACCGTAGCAACCCATAATTTGTAAGGATGTAGTATATCACTAACTTCAACTTTCATGCCTTGTTTAATTCTTTCCGTCATGCTTAGTCCTTCCTGCAAACAAGggtaattaataatgaaaaatgaagttaacattttattacatataaatttgtaagcAATCACTAACTCCTGACAACATTTCTGATGGAACAGTACGAGCTGTTTTTAAGAATTCAGGTAATGTTTCCATACAATCTGGCGATCTTTGGAGCACAATATCAGGTGGTTctaactttttattattttttacacacCAACCAAGTTCATGAGCAGCCTCTTTAGTAAGATTGAACCAAAATTCCAACGATCTATCATCTCCACCAAAATATCGTAGCCGTAATAAAGGGCCACATGCTACTACAATAGAAGCTACCCaatatttaatatcttcttcatttgtattttttgaaactgGCACTTCAAGAGACATGCCAATTTCAATGCCGCTTTGAAGTGTCAGCTCCACATGTGGAAACATAATTtgtggtacttccacgctttCTGTGGCATCAAGATAATCTTGCCAAAAGAAACCATAttctgaaaaataaattttaattttttattatggcttaataatacattcaacatattctaaatttacaaaataaattaatacctgtagaagtaaattatattattcatgtttaattatggtttatcaaatttttaaaagtacaaaaaataaaaattattaatgaaattaattgattatatgtgcatatttttaatatttaataattcataattatcttatgataacagaattatattttttaaaattcatatctaaaaatattaaaataattagcaAGATTAATCATTATCGAAACGATACGATTAACGAAATGATATAAACTTTTTCGCGCGTTTTATTAACGATTTGGCAAACCCCAGACGACAAGCTAACGTAATTTAAAAAACCTTGCAAATGCATTATATATAACGTCCGTAGCAGAATCAACGATGTACAGTCGAAGCTGTTTCAAAAAACTTAAAAAGGTTAccaaataatagaaattataattttaatataaacatcaatgttatataataaaaattgcacaaatCAAAGTATGAAACGGTCATGAATACAATTAATTTGATCTTACCACCTTCTTGCATTTTCTCTTGTGATCGATTCTCGCAAGGTTCCATGATTtcgttataatattataatgcctgtacataaatacattaaaatcaATTTCCATTGTGACCGCgttaatatagaaatgtatatgCAATGTCAGTTGATAACGAATATCTTCAAtagattgtaaaatattttacaacttaCCTCTTTTATTGTAAGCGCttattttcgaaatttgagtgagttcgttttaaagaaaaatagtaTGGTCAATCGTAGCCGTCCGTGCCGCTCTATAGTGGTCTACCGTGCGTATCTTCTCTGTTGTTTGCTATCTCTCTTGTGCGACGAGCTTGGCGCAATCGTACCGAATATCAGAGCTACCTAGTTTGAATTGGCCAACATTTTGAATTACCTTCGAGCATATACATTTTATGAACTGACCACTACTTTATTGTGGAGTTTCTcaaaatataagtttgattctACTACCGAACTGGGAGCAAATTTTGTGTGAATCACATTATATAGCAAGTAACCCA encodes:
- the LOC100879760 gene encoding scm-like with four MBT domains protein 2 isoform X1, whose amino-acid sequence is MEPCENRSQEKMQEGEYGFFWQDYLDATESVEVPQIMFPHVELTLQSGIEIGMSLEVPVSKNTNEEDIKYWVASIVVACGPLLRLRYFGGDDRSLEFWFNLTKEAAHELGWCVKNNKKLEPPDIVLQRSPDCMETLPEFLKTARTVPSEMLSGEGLSMTERIKQGMKVEVSDILHPYKLWVATIIENVGGRLLLRYDTPGSSRKDFWMFCTSEHLHPYGFASKSDSNWFLEPPSSIVDLHTYEEWKDLLESTPKNYDLPEELFNNFVEHPKHEFKVGMKVEALSPTNQINICPATVIKVFDDTYFLVHIDTYNESSKGIDLEACTYNSTEKNTWLCTAEYPYIFPVGWAKKHNIKIVHPNGWTSKEDEFDWDEYLRDTQTTAAEETLFPERQSATDAGFECGMRLEAVDPESENVICAAHITKIVDNLLWLKLDNYENTKPEHIVDMHSLQIFPVGWCESNHYPLKPPKDYIEICKKLQMPEKEDKKNNVLDIPISEPRSSLWCPKIYFNYRCFTGPMISKGKLATLPKAVGPGPVILVMREVLSMIVSVGYRSARILKVLQCDSKPDPGYHLEVLKAKHKNNTYRASVAVVTSGDMVADFCRNICRKLMVCPNLFGPLYVPENECPDKCHKTSKTKFTASMGTGRRGKPKGYTSIMVQKPKPWGGRRKRRRGRWANREKETHDDFDQEDEMPFMSLDLAKHVSGVEETLDGRPPLSEIDIMIQKGLEKGEKSDEFKTEPPSSNASEDSGSSFNDNRKTKDRESPNSLSNKQHSTKYNQSNAITRANKRERDWDTSIESDCSDADAEYVRMQKKQRRPKTRKLDSNPLFWTVDDVFRYLRKTNDCKDIAYRVRQEEIDGLAFLLLNLPSLTQHMKLRTSLAMKLCRHVEQVKVTFFLRHINETEPEQYQIM
- the LOC100879760 gene encoding scm-like with four MBT domains protein 2 isoform X3, encoding MEPCENRSQEKMQEEYGFFWQDYLDATESVEVPQIMFPHVELTLQSGIEIGMSLEVPVSKNTNEEDIKYWVASIVVACGPLLRLRYFGGDDRSLEFWFNLTKEAAHELGWCVKNNKKLEPPDIVLQRSPDCMETLPEFLKTARTVPSEMLSGEGLSMTERIKQGMKVEVSDILHPYKLWVATIIENVGGRLLLRYDTPGSSRKDFWMFCTSEHLHPYGFASKSDSNWFLEPPSSIVDLHTYEEWKDLLESTPKNYDLPEELFNNFVEHPKHEFKVGMKVEALSPTNQINICPATVIKVFDDTYFLVHIDTYNESSKGIDLEACTYNSTEKNTWLCTAEYPYIFPVGWAKKHNIKIVHPNGWTSKEDEFDWDEYLRDTQTTAAEETLFPERQSATDAGFECGMRLEAVDPESENVICAAHITKIVDNLLWLKLDNYENTKPEHIVDMHSLQIFPVGWCESNHYPLKPPKDYIEICKKLQMPEKEDKKNNVLDIPISEPRSSLWCPKIYFNYRCFTGPMISKGKLATLPKAVGPGPVILVMREVLSMIVSVGYRSARILKVLQCDSKPDPGYHLEVLKAKHKNNTYRASVAVVTSGDMVADFCRNICRKLMVCPNLFGPLYVPENECPDKCHKTSKTKFTASMGTGRRGKPKGYTSIMVQKPKPWGGRRKRRRGRWANREKETHDDFDQEDEMPFMSLDLAKHVSGVEETLDGRPPLSEIDIMIQKGLEKGEKSDEFKTEPPSSNASEDSGSSFNDNRKTKDRESPNSLSNKQHSTKYNQSNAITRANKRERDWDTSIESDCSDADAEYVRMQKKQRRPKTRKLDSNPLFWTVDDVFRYLRKTNDCKDIAYRVRQEEIDGLAFLLLNLPSLTQHMKLRTSLAMKLCRHVEQVKVTFFLRHINETEPEQYQIM
- the LOC100879760 gene encoding scm-like with four MBT domains protein 2 isoform X4, which translates into the protein MFPHVELTLQSGIEIGMSLEVPVSKNTNEEDIKYWVASIVVACGPLLRLRYFGGDDRSLEFWFNLTKEAAHELGWCVKNNKKLEPPDIVLQRSPDCMETLPEFLKTARTVPSEMLSGEGLSMTERIKQGMKVEVSDILHPYKLWVATIIENVGGRLLLRYDTPGSSRKDFWMFCTSEHLHPYGFASKSDSNWFLEPPSSIVDLHTYEEWKDLLESTPKNYDLPEELFNNFVEHPKHEFKVGMKVEALSPTNQINICPATVIKVFDDTYFLVHIDTYNESSKGIDLEACTYNSTEKNTWLCTAEYPYIFPVGWAKKHNIKIVHPNGWTSKEDEFDWDEYLRDTQTTAAEETLFPERQSATDAGFECGMRLEAVDPESENVICAAHITKIVDNLLWLKLDNYENTKPEHIVDMHSLQIFPVGWCESNHYPLKPPKDYIEICKKLQMPEKEDKKNNVLDIPISEPRSSLWCPKIYFNYRCFTGPMISKGKLATLPKAVGPGPVILVMREVLSMIVSVGYRSARILKVLQCDSKPDPGYHLEVLKAKHKNNTYRASVAVVTSGDMVADFCRNICRKLMVCPNLFGPLYVPENECPDKCHKTSKTKFTASMGTGRRGKPKGYTSIMVQKPKPWGGRRKRRRGRWANREKETHDDFDQEDEMPFMSLDLAKHVSGVEETLDGRPPLSEIDIMIQKGLEKGEKSDEFKTEPPSSNASEDSGSSFNDNRKTKDRESPNSLSNKQHSTKYNQSNAITRANKRERDWDTSIESDCSDADAEYVRMQKKQRRPKTRKLDSNPLFWTVDDVFRYLRKTNDCKDIAYRVRQEEIDGLAFLLLNLPSLTQHMKLRTSLAMKLCRHVEQVKVTFFLRHINETEPEQYQIM
- the LOC100879760 gene encoding scm-like with four MBT domains protein 2 isoform X2; translation: MEPCENRSQEKMQEGEYGFFWQDYLDATESVEVPQIMFPHVELTLQSGIEIGMSLEVPVSKNTNEEDIKYWVASIVVACGPLLRLRYFGGDDRSLEFWFNLTKEAAHELGWCVKNNKKLEPPDIVLQRSPDCMETLPEFLKTARTVPSEMLSGEGLSMTERIKQGMKVEVSDILHPYKLWVATIIENVGGRLLLRYDTPGSSRKDFWMFCTSEHLHPYGFASKSDSNWFLEPPSSIVDLHTYEEWKDLLESTPKNYDLPEELFNNFVEHPKHEFKVGMKVEALSPTNQINICPATVIKVFDDTYFLVHIDTYNESSKGIDLEACTYNSTEKNTWLCTAEYPYIFPVGWAKKHNIKIVHPNGWTSKEDEFDWDEYLRDTQTTAAEETLFPERQSATDAGFECGMRLEAVDPESENVICAAHITKIVDNLLWLKLDNYENTKPEHIVDMHSLQIFPVGWCESNHYPLKPPKDYIEICKKLQMPEKEDKKNNVLDIPISEPRSSLWCPKIYFNYRCFTGPMISKGKLATLPKAVGPGPVILVMREVLSMIVSVGYRSARILKVLQCDSKPDPGYHLEVLKAKHKNNTYRASVAVVTSGDMVADFCRNICRKLMVCPNLFGPLYVPENECPDKCHKTSKTKFTSMGTGRRGKPKGYTSIMVQKPKPWGGRRKRRRGRWANREKETHDDFDQEDEMPFMSLDLAKHVSGVEETLDGRPPLSEIDIMIQKGLEKGEKSDEFKTEPPSSNASEDSGSSFNDNRKTKDRESPNSLSNKQHSTKYNQSNAITRANKRERDWDTSIESDCSDADAEYVRMQKKQRRPKTRKLDSNPLFWTVDDVFRYLRKTNDCKDIAYRVRQEEIDGLAFLLLNLPSLTQHMKLRTSLAMKLCRHVEQVKVTFFLRHINETEPEQYQIM